From one Basilea psittacipulmonis DSM 24701 genomic stretch:
- the acpP gene encoding acyl carrier protein, translating to MESIEQRVKNIVANQLGVKEAEVNNTSSFLDDLGADSLDMVELVMALEDEFGTPIPDEEAEKITTVQQAIDYIVQNQK from the coding sequence ATGGAAAGCATCGAACAACGAGTCAAGAACATTGTTGCCAATCAGTTAGGTGTTAAAGAAGCAGAAGTGAATAACACTTCATCTTTCCTTGACGATTTGGGTGCCGATTCTCTTGATATGGTAGAGTTGGTAATGGCTCTTGAAGATGAATTTGGCACACCTATTCCTGATGAAGAAGCTGAAAAAATTACAACAGTTCAACAGGCAATCGACTATATTGTTCAAAACCAAAAGTAA